One genomic window of Mercenaria mercenaria strain notata chromosome 2, MADL_Memer_1, whole genome shotgun sequence includes the following:
- the LOC123562170 gene encoding uncharacterized protein LOC123562170 yields the protein MARQSSLSQTSVLIFIAYCFYNLTCFGRLFDDSKSANYYELTRCVLFLVGEMAACKLGLYGEKGYRPWFMHGFQWCFAFSVVIWIAQILTAGNAKEEIRHTEVHAKKVQ from the exons ATGGCAAGACAGTCT AGTCTGTCTCAGACATCTGTGTTAATATTCATTGCATATTGTTTCTACAACCTGACATGCTTCGGTCGTTTGTTCGACGACAG CAAATCGGCAAACTACTATGAACTGACAAGATGTGTATTGTTCCTGGTTGGTGAAATGGCCGCGTGTAAATTGGGACTGTATGGTGAGAAGGGATACAGGCCGTGGTTCATGCACGGATTTCAATGGTGTTTTGCTTTCTCTGTTGTCATTTGGATAGCGCAGATATTGACAGCGGGAAATGCAAAAGAGGAAATAAGACACACAGAAGTTCATGCGAAGAAAGTGCAATAA